In Arthrobacter sp. StoSoilB5, one genomic interval encodes:
- a CDS encoding chitobiase/beta-hexosaminidase C-terminal domain-containing protein, whose amino-acid sequence MDRRRHSRTLTALLATASLAAAALTGVLTGGPAAADQARQTLAVGLTKAAGAVVDPGGRIWVSDARAGFCRVTEASGATPGGLETGTCLGGTLAGHKRGPALAGTPAMIDPSPANNGNGDEIAFIPDAAVGSSEVVRAVWNPTAGLFDYDSQLTIFDGDLRPNAVSDGPDGNIYLSFANARSIVKIVDPTALHPSIESIASVSTSSLSLAATHRNSAGNVVVYVAETSGLTVFTAPEDGVLTNFVPAPLYNVGKPTAIYYDWQSPLVLYTGTSVGTTTADAGKDTVSRIDLSTDTVNNQWALGFSKIGGLAMRGGKLLVMEDPGQLDPAKPAQQGRLLSLGGVVPSIVSGPTAADGTQAANPAFTNDSTPTFTVASTPPGGALECSLQLSTATPVWQVCTGGTYTPATALANGAYTFSVRAAPTGLPVSRSFTVDLTAPAAPVITSPTAGATVNGAPVLGVTSEADTILSCSVDSTTTFTACSNGFVFNLTTAGQHVLRVRATDMAGNISTVASVTVTADLTAPQVSITSPAEGATVGISPSFTFASTSTDVAGFRCKLGANAFTACTSPKSYTNLPNGPVTFTVEVRDNAGNTSTATRNVTVFAADTTPPVVSVDPAAGTYGPGKTISLSVNEAATIYVTTDGATPTTSSPVYSGPIALTSMTLKYFARDTAGNDSTVATQTYVLDSAAPVLTVAPAAGAYASGQLVTMTSSESGSIFYTTDGSTPATAVTGSTKAYSNPFALTANTTVKGLAVDAYGNASAITTVAYTILDTTPPVVTATPPAGSYPVNQQITLTVNEAGSSIYFTTNGTTPTATAANKYSTAITLTAAMTLKYFAVDASNNSSAIVSQAYTVTAPPANTWKDYNGDAKNDVVARDNGGTLWLYPGNGTGGWLTQRSLGTGWNTLNAIVPTKDFNGDGRSDVLARDTNGVLWLYPGNGAGGLQPRVQAGTAWTGMTLILAPGDFSGDGKADVLARDSAGTLWLYRGNGTGGFASSAQVGTGWNAMTAILSTGDFNGDSKTDVLARDTSGILWLYPGNGAGGWLSRVQVGSGWSGMTAILGPGDFNGDGKNDVLARDSGGNLFLYPGNGTSGWLSRSQVGWGWGGFTSLP is encoded by the coding sequence GTGGATCGAAGACGGCATAGCCGTACATTAACCGCCCTTCTTGCCACTGCCAGCCTCGCTGCTGCGGCGCTGACAGGAGTGCTTACCGGAGGGCCTGCCGCAGCTGACCAAGCCCGCCAGACGCTGGCTGTTGGTCTGACCAAGGCCGCAGGCGCTGTTGTGGATCCCGGTGGAAGGATCTGGGTTTCGGATGCTCGTGCCGGATTCTGCCGCGTGACCGAGGCATCAGGAGCTACACCGGGCGGCCTCGAAACAGGCACCTGCCTTGGAGGCACCTTGGCTGGACACAAAAGGGGTCCCGCGCTGGCTGGGACTCCTGCAATGATCGATCCGTCTCCCGCCAACAACGGCAATGGTGACGAAATCGCGTTCATTCCGGATGCCGCCGTCGGAAGTTCCGAGGTAGTTCGTGCGGTCTGGAACCCCACCGCCGGGTTATTCGACTACGACAGCCAGTTGACCATCTTCGACGGCGACCTCCGCCCGAATGCCGTCAGTGACGGCCCCGATGGCAACATCTATTTGTCGTTCGCAAATGCCCGGTCGATTGTGAAGATCGTGGATCCAACGGCTCTCCATCCCAGCATCGAATCAATAGCTTCAGTGAGCACAAGCTCCTTGAGCCTTGCTGCCACCCACCGCAACAGTGCCGGCAACGTCGTTGTTTATGTCGCTGAAACCTCGGGACTGACCGTGTTCACGGCACCTGAGGACGGCGTACTCACCAACTTCGTACCCGCGCCTCTCTATAACGTCGGCAAGCCGACAGCCATCTACTACGACTGGCAGTCGCCCCTGGTCCTTTACACGGGAACAAGTGTGGGAACCACCACGGCCGACGCCGGCAAGGACACGGTCTCGCGCATTGACCTGAGCACTGACACCGTGAACAACCAATGGGCCCTCGGTTTCAGCAAGATTGGCGGCCTGGCAATGCGCGGCGGCAAGCTGCTGGTCATGGAAGATCCAGGTCAGCTGGATCCTGCCAAACCCGCCCAGCAGGGAAGATTGCTCTCCCTTGGTGGCGTCGTACCTTCGATCGTGAGCGGTCCGACGGCGGCAGACGGAACCCAGGCAGCCAACCCAGCGTTCACCAATGACTCCACTCCTACCTTTACGGTAGCCTCGACGCCTCCCGGCGGCGCACTTGAATGCAGCCTCCAATTGAGCACCGCAACACCTGTCTGGCAGGTGTGCACGGGTGGCACGTATACGCCAGCCACAGCCTTGGCCAACGGCGCGTACACATTCTCGGTACGTGCGGCACCGACGGGGCTTCCGGTATCCCGGTCATTCACGGTTGATCTGACCGCCCCCGCCGCTCCGGTCATCACCTCACCTACCGCTGGGGCAACAGTCAACGGTGCGCCTGTCCTGGGCGTAACCTCCGAGGCGGATACCATCCTGTCCTGCTCGGTAGATTCGACGACAACTTTCACGGCTTGCAGTAACGGGTTCGTCTTCAACCTCACTACCGCGGGCCAGCACGTCCTTCGAGTGCGGGCGACAGACATGGCAGGCAACATCAGCACCGTGGCATCGGTGACTGTGACCGCCGACTTGACTGCACCGCAGGTGTCCATCACCTCTCCTGCAGAGGGTGCAACAGTGGGCATCTCGCCGTCGTTCACCTTTGCCTCAACGTCCACGGACGTTGCCGGGTTCAGGTGCAAGTTGGGCGCCAACGCCTTCACAGCATGCACGTCACCAAAGTCGTACACCAACCTACCCAATGGTCCTGTCACGTTCACGGTGGAAGTCCGGGACAACGCAGGGAACACGTCTACTGCTACCAGGAATGTCACAGTCTTCGCTGCCGACACAACACCGCCGGTGGTCTCTGTCGATCCTGCCGCAGGAACATACGGGCCCGGCAAAACCATCAGCCTCTCGGTCAACGAAGCAGCCACGATCTACGTCACAACCGATGGCGCGACGCCTACAACATCCAGTCCTGTCTATTCAGGGCCGATAGCGTTGACGTCGATGACATTGAAGTATTTCGCACGGGACACCGCGGGGAACGATTCAACCGTTGCGACTCAAACGTACGTACTTGACAGCGCAGCGCCAGTTTTGACAGTTGCTCCGGCTGCCGGAGCCTACGCTTCAGGGCAGCTTGTCACGATGACTTCCAGCGAATCAGGCAGTATCTTCTACACAACGGATGGGAGCACGCCCGCTACTGCAGTCACGGGAAGCACGAAAGCATACTCGAATCCGTTCGCACTCACGGCCAACACCACAGTGAAGGGCCTTGCTGTGGACGCCTACGGAAACGCCTCAGCGATTACAACCGTTGCCTACACAATTCTGGACACCACCCCACCGGTGGTCACTGCGACACCCCCTGCGGGCAGTTACCCAGTAAACCAGCAGATCACCCTCACGGTTAATGAAGCCGGATCCAGCATCTACTTCACAACCAACGGCACTACACCGACAGCCACAGCCGCCAATAAATACTCCACAGCCATCACGCTGACCGCCGCGATGACGTTGAAGTACTTCGCAGTGGATGCCTCCAACAATAGTTCGGCGATCGTCAGCCAGGCCTACACCGTGACAGCGCCACCAGCCAACACCTGGAAAGACTACAACGGCGACGCAAAGAACGACGTCGTTGCGCGGGACAATGGCGGCACGCTATGGCTCTATCCAGGCAACGGCACCGGCGGTTGGCTGACTCAACGTTCGTTGGGCACAGGGTGGAACACGCTGAACGCCATCGTCCCCACCAAGGACTTCAACGGTGATGGACGAAGCGACGTCCTGGCGCGCGATACCAACGGCGTCCTCTGGCTCTACCCCGGAAATGGGGCCGGCGGGCTCCAGCCCAGGGTGCAGGCCGGCACGGCGTGGACGGGCATGACGCTCATCCTCGCGCCAGGCGACTTCAGCGGCGATGGCAAGGCCGATGTATTGGCGCGGGATTCGGCCGGCACTCTGTGGCTCTACCGTGGAAACGGCACCGGCGGCTTTGCATCCAGTGCCCAGGTTGGCACTGGATGGAACGCCATGACAGCGATCCTGAGTACTGGCGACTTCAACGGCGACAGCAAGACCGATGTCTTGGCCAGGGACACCTCAGGTATTCTCTGGCTGTATCCAGGGAACGGAGCCGGCGGATGGCTCAGCAGGGTCCAGGTTGGAAGCGGCTGGAGCGGGATGACCGCTATCCTGGGCCCCGGCGACTTCAACGGCGACGGCAAGAACGATGTCCTGGCACGTGATTCCGGTGGCAACCTCTTCCTGTACCCCGGCAACGGAACATCCGGATGGCTCTCCAGGAGCCAGGTCGGATGGGGCTGGGGAGGTTTCACCTCACTCCCCTAG
- a CDS encoding glycosyltransferase family 2 protein: MYRGVRIAAVVPAYKEENHIAQVIETMPDFVDDIVIVDDCSPDDTSGAALRADDGRVTLIRHEVNQGVGGAVLTAHKAAMELGSDINVVMAGDAQMDPEYLPQLLDPVVDGYGFAKANRFFSGESFAGMPGYRIFGNIVLSFMTKLASGYWHIFDPQNGYTAIRTEVLRRLPMNKVAARYSFENDLLIHLNILDVPIVDVPIPAVYGNEVSSIKLRKVIPELLAMLFGGFWRRVWWKYMVWSFSAVALLLIAGIALIVMGLVAGIWVLAASVGSPTAGSVMLAVVPFVLGVQMLLVSLQLDIQASPNRPTMHPMKERS; encoded by the coding sequence ATGTATCGAGGCGTTCGAATTGCCGCGGTAGTACCGGCCTACAAAGAAGAGAACCACATCGCGCAGGTCATCGAAACGATGCCTGATTTCGTCGATGACATTGTCATTGTTGATGACTGCAGCCCTGACGACACCTCAGGGGCTGCCCTTCGTGCCGACGACGGTCGGGTCACCTTGATCCGGCATGAGGTCAACCAAGGCGTAGGCGGGGCAGTCCTGACTGCCCACAAAGCAGCAATGGAGCTGGGCTCCGACATCAACGTCGTCATGGCCGGCGATGCCCAGATGGATCCGGAATACCTCCCCCAGTTGCTCGATCCGGTGGTGGATGGCTACGGCTTTGCGAAGGCAAACCGCTTCTTCTCCGGTGAGTCTTTTGCCGGTATGCCCGGTTACCGTATCTTCGGCAACATCGTTCTGTCATTCATGACCAAGCTCGCTTCGGGTTACTGGCACATCTTTGACCCCCAGAACGGCTACACCGCAATCCGGACCGAAGTTCTTCGCCGCCTTCCTATGAACAAGGTGGCCGCACGCTACAGCTTTGAGAACGATCTCCTGATTCACCTGAACATCCTCGACGTACCGATTGTGGATGTGCCGATCCCTGCTGTTTACGGCAATGAGGTTTCCAGCATCAAGCTTCGGAAGGTGATCCCCGAGCTTCTGGCCATGCTCTTTGGCGGCTTCTGGCGCCGGGTTTGGTGGAAGTACATGGTTTGGTCCTTCTCAGCGGTTGCTCTCCTGCTGATCGCAGGTATCGCCCTCATCGTCATGGGTCTCGTTGCCGGGATCTGGGTCCTCGCTGCAAGCGTGGGATCTCCGACTGCGGGATCGGTGATGTTGGCTGTGGTGCCCTTTGTGCTGGGTGTTCAGATGCTGCTCGTATCCCTGCAGTTGGATATACAAGCGAGTCCGAACCGCCCCACGATGCATCCCATGAAGGAACGTTCGTAG
- a CDS encoding GtrA family protein, whose amino-acid sequence MKAFIKKFLSSSLFRFLVVGGLSFIVDLGLLALCFQVFGWPLWLATGAGFWGSFFFNYFLQRHFAFGGGGTALGGVLRYSGLLAFNTVAVMGIVELFQFLGAGYVAGKVVATIVTMGWNYFIYKHWIFPQKKQPKSASEQTDGGSGTDAPAQKLTPNSSEG is encoded by the coding sequence ATGAAGGCATTCATCAAAAAGTTCCTCTCGTCCAGCTTGTTCCGCTTCCTCGTGGTGGGCGGACTGAGCTTCATTGTGGATCTCGGTCTGTTGGCGCTCTGTTTCCAGGTGTTTGGGTGGCCGCTTTGGTTGGCCACGGGTGCAGGCTTCTGGGGGAGTTTCTTCTTCAATTACTTCCTGCAGCGCCACTTTGCCTTCGGCGGTGGCGGAACCGCCCTGGGTGGAGTGCTGAGGTATTCCGGGCTCCTGGCTTTCAACACTGTGGCTGTCATGGGAATCGTGGAGCTTTTCCAGTTCCTCGGTGCTGGATATGTTGCCGGTAAAGTGGTTGCGACGATTGTGACCATGGGATGGAACTACTTCATTTACAAGCACTGGATCTTCCCGCAAAAGAAGCAACCGAAGAGCGCCAGCGAACAGACAGATGGCGGGTCGGGCACCGACGCGCCAGCACAGAAACTCACACCTAACAGCAGCGAAGGATAA
- a CDS encoding DUF6541 family protein: MGIGPLLLCVLLIVVLWWGPGWLLGEALGVRRTLLPVVAPLLGMGALTVIGVMGNSLGLSWQLLPVAAVLLVLAAVLFSLRLLLKRRFPDRFEAPLRTQPSIFGKHRFAGSWWILLAGLLAGGAVAGVSWFVGTEGLLGINQDWDIPWHANMIRLISVNHEWDPAIAGNFAYYDTTISDAPIRSYPIAFHAVLSLFWPMSGVSIPVFLNVFVLVMMAVQLPLSAMALTMILTRRPIAVAAAAAVSGWFTVYPYDLLWRGPLIPFFAGMVLVGPFVFLAVKGALERQKFWVLGIAFGAVGLIAVHPSLAFVVLPVLVFWLLSALIRRKGRILGITVYLAVSGVLAMIIGLPIITQMLKESERVSKMTWAPDTDRSGAIQNIVFLNHGSMAMPILTALVALGCLAVAFRVRMWWYFGPVLAFAFLSVYTMGSDSPRFLNLTAPFYDDQWRIFGILVMLLVPLAGLGVAQSAEAIEWAVRRLRNRRAKSHESEGKDGRRPNHVIMASAAVAVLLACGVGAVPYFKQNAERININTKVDGPTLSSSEVDLLSKIDQYVPQDATVLNDSCDGSVWMYALGNRMPMIRHFEILPTNRQLLVLQKLPELATDPDVRAAASELGIEWVYIADGRIRAWDEPKAGLTHPDSIPYLKLVVRDGNAALYRIDWSQLPGGKEAFEAAAKDRVQLGGVPGILENRNPDGIAPLGRIC; encoded by the coding sequence ATGGGTATCGGCCCACTGCTTTTGTGTGTACTCCTGATCGTTGTGTTGTGGTGGGGTCCAGGCTGGCTTCTCGGGGAAGCGCTGGGAGTGCGCCGAACCCTCCTGCCCGTCGTGGCACCACTTTTGGGCATGGGTGCCCTGACGGTCATCGGCGTGATGGGCAATTCCCTCGGGCTTAGCTGGCAACTGCTTCCAGTGGCCGCAGTTCTGCTGGTGTTGGCTGCGGTCCTGTTCTCCTTAAGGCTTCTGCTGAAGCGCCGGTTCCCTGACAGGTTCGAGGCACCCCTCCGAACGCAGCCCAGCATTTTCGGAAAGCATCGTTTTGCCGGATCCTGGTGGATCCTGTTGGCCGGACTTCTTGCCGGCGGTGCCGTTGCAGGGGTGTCATGGTTTGTTGGGACTGAAGGCCTCCTGGGCATTAACCAGGACTGGGACATCCCTTGGCACGCCAATATGATCCGGCTTATCTCGGTGAATCATGAATGGGACCCGGCCATTGCGGGCAATTTCGCCTACTACGACACCACCATTTCTGATGCGCCCATCCGTAGCTACCCGATCGCATTCCATGCAGTGCTCTCGCTGTTCTGGCCGATGAGTGGCGTCAGTATTCCGGTGTTCCTGAATGTTTTCGTCTTGGTGATGATGGCTGTCCAGCTGCCGCTGAGCGCCATGGCCTTGACGATGATTCTCACGCGCCGCCCGATTGCGGTGGCCGCTGCGGCTGCAGTCTCGGGTTGGTTCACTGTTTACCCCTATGACCTTCTATGGCGTGGCCCGCTGATTCCGTTCTTCGCGGGCATGGTGTTGGTTGGACCCTTCGTCTTTCTGGCTGTCAAGGGTGCCTTGGAACGGCAAAAGTTCTGGGTCCTTGGCATTGCCTTCGGCGCCGTGGGGCTCATTGCCGTCCACCCCTCGCTGGCATTCGTAGTACTGCCCGTGCTTGTCTTCTGGCTGCTCTCCGCACTCATACGGCGTAAGGGCAGGATCCTTGGTATCACTGTTTACCTGGCAGTGTCAGGGGTTCTGGCGATGATAATCGGCTTGCCGATTATCACTCAGATGCTCAAGGAATCTGAGCGGGTCTCCAAAATGACGTGGGCCCCGGACACTGATCGCAGTGGTGCCATCCAGAACATTGTCTTCCTGAACCATGGCTCCATGGCAATGCCGATCCTGACAGCTCTTGTTGCCCTTGGGTGCCTTGCAGTTGCTTTCAGGGTCCGCATGTGGTGGTACTTCGGCCCGGTCCTGGCCTTTGCGTTTCTTTCGGTCTACACCATGGGCAGTGACAGCCCTAGATTCCTTAACCTGACGGCTCCCTTCTACGACGACCAATGGCGCATTTTCGGTATCTTGGTAATGCTCCTCGTGCCGCTTGCCGGATTGGGTGTTGCCCAGTCCGCCGAGGCAATCGAGTGGGCGGTCCGCCGGCTCCGCAATCGTCGGGCAAAATCCCATGAATCCGAAGGCAAAGACGGACGCAGGCCGAACCACGTCATCATGGCTTCGGCCGCAGTGGCAGTCCTGTTGGCATGCGGCGTCGGAGCGGTCCCGTATTTCAAGCAAAACGCCGAGCGCATCAACATCAATACAAAGGTGGATGGACCCACCCTGAGCTCGTCTGAAGTGGATCTGCTCAGCAAAATCGACCAGTACGTCCCTCAGGACGCCACGGTGCTGAATGATTCCTGCGATGGTTCCGTATGGATGTACGCACTGGGAAACCGGATGCCAATGATCCGACACTTCGAGATACTTCCCACGAATCGGCAGCTACTGGTCCTTCAAAAGCTTCCCGAGCTTGCGACTGATCCCGACGTACGGGCGGCCGCCTCGGAGCTTGGTATCGAATGGGTATACATTGCTGACGGTCGGATCAGGGCCTGGGACGAGCCCAAGGCGGGGTTGACCCATCCGGATTCCATCCCTTACCTGAAGCTCGTTGTGCGTGATGGAAACGCGGCCCTGTACCGGATCGATTGGTCCCAGTTGCCTGGAGGCAAGGAAGCCTTTGAGGCCGCTGCCAAGGACCGCGTCCAGCTTGGTGGAGTTCCGGGAATCCTCGAGAACCGGAACCCCGACGGCATCGCCCCGCTTGGAAGGATCTGCTAG
- a CDS encoding ABC transporter ATP-binding protein → MGTAVIVKGLKKTFNLRHSHSLKETLVWLVKGRKGELTKKFDALHDVSFEIQDGETVALLGFNGSGKSTLLKLISGVILPDQGTVRTKGRVAGLIEVGAGFHPDLSGRENVFLNAAILGMTEQEINEKFDEIVAFSEIEQFIDTEVKFYSSGMFLRLAFAVAVHTQPDIFLVDEILAVGDEPFQRKCLAKIKQLSDEGRTLVVVSHDLDMISRICDRGVVLSSGTVQFEGPADQAVAWLRERN, encoded by the coding sequence GTGGGCACCGCCGTCATAGTCAAAGGCTTGAAAAAGACCTTCAACCTGCGTCACTCGCACTCCCTTAAAGAGACGCTGGTTTGGCTCGTCAAGGGACGCAAGGGAGAACTCACGAAGAAGTTCGATGCCCTGCACGATGTCAGCTTTGAGATTCAAGATGGGGAGACTGTAGCTCTCTTGGGCTTCAACGGCTCCGGTAAATCCACCTTGCTGAAGCTGATTTCCGGGGTCATCCTTCCAGATCAGGGCACGGTGCGGACCAAGGGCCGCGTGGCCGGACTGATCGAGGTTGGCGCCGGTTTCCACCCGGATTTGTCTGGCCGCGAGAATGTCTTCCTCAACGCTGCAATCCTTGGAATGACAGAGCAGGAGATTAACGAGAAATTCGACGAGATCGTTGCTTTCTCCGAGATTGAGCAGTTCATTGACACGGAAGTGAAGTTCTATTCTTCCGGAATGTTCCTGCGCCTGGCGTTTGCTGTTGCGGTCCATACGCAGCCGGACATCTTCCTTGTGGATGAGATCCTGGCCGTTGGCGATGAACCTTTCCAGCGGAAGTGCTTGGCCAAGATCAAGCAGCTGTCCGATGAAGGCAGGACCCTGGTGGTTGTTAGCCATGACCTGGACATGATTTCGCGGATCTGCGATAGGGGAGTCGTGTTGTCTTCCGGCACTGTCCAGTTTGAAGGGCCGGCCGATCAGGCTGTCGCCTGGTTGCGGGAACGCAACTAA
- a CDS encoding ABC transporter permease gives MANSTDIYAVPGVGAGLLDVFRRRYLLKLIVRKELRVRYRGSVLGLAWSYVKPLVQYLVLFFALGIVLRVGDQIPNYALYMFSGVIVVNFFTEAFSNATRSIVWNAALVKKIYLPRELFPVASVWVAAVHFLPQLVVLLVAALFNGWRPDVMQLLGAALGFVIVAVTATGLGLLAGAVNVFFRDAENIVDMLMMIVTWTSPVLYDWTMIRRLAPDWVLTIYQLNPVTVAVELFHWAFWYPTVTKPVELPPHLMLTGLAGLGMAAVFLIIGQLVFRRLEGHFAQEV, from the coding sequence ATGGCCAACTCCACTGATATCTATGCTGTTCCCGGGGTGGGTGCCGGTCTGCTGGATGTATTCCGGCGCCGGTACCTCCTCAAACTGATCGTCCGCAAGGAACTCAGGGTCCGCTACCGGGGCTCCGTGCTGGGTCTGGCGTGGTCCTACGTGAAACCGTTGGTCCAATACCTGGTTTTGTTCTTTGCACTGGGCATCGTACTTCGCGTGGGGGACCAGATTCCCAACTACGCGCTTTACATGTTCTCCGGCGTCATCGTGGTCAACTTCTTCACTGAGGCTTTTTCAAATGCAACGCGTTCGATCGTTTGGAATGCTGCCCTGGTGAAAAAGATCTACCTGCCCCGGGAGCTCTTTCCCGTGGCGTCAGTGTGGGTCGCTGCTGTACATTTCCTTCCCCAACTGGTCGTCCTGTTGGTTGCCGCCCTTTTCAACGGGTGGCGACCCGATGTCATGCAGCTTCTGGGTGCAGCGCTGGGCTTTGTCATTGTGGCCGTCACCGCCACGGGCCTTGGCCTCCTGGCAGGGGCCGTCAACGTGTTTTTCCGTGACGCGGAGAACATCGTGGACATGCTGATGATGATCGTCACCTGGACCTCGCCCGTACTCTATGACTGGACCATGATCCGTCGGCTTGCTCCCGACTGGGTCCTGACGATCTATCAGCTCAACCCGGTGACGGTGGCTGTTGAATTGTTCCATTGGGCGTTCTGGTATCCCACGGTCACCAAGCCCGTCGAGCTACCCCCGCATCTCATGTTGACGGGGCTGGCTGGACTGGGCATGGCCGCAGTTTTCCTTATTATCGGCCAGCTGGTCTTCCGCCGGCTCGAAGGCCATTTTGCGCAGGAGGTCTGA
- a CDS encoding glycosyltransferase, whose translation MTATTNESQETAMTATTAADSPASTEQNLRIVQRVVFPANRDLDTLPLYVDPDTNKVRKQDDNGAAVIQAVGMARKLHPEDILDRGSVQVRRGERLSFGSYFNAFPASYWRKWTIATKTVLHIETEGEGTVIVYRSNARGASQRVDSILVEGNASNEFELTLAPFGDGGWYWFDLIAGGDGMTLKGAHWAVPDEGRPQGRVTLGVTTFNRADYCLETIKSIDADSGLREILAELIIVDQGNKKVADENGFDEVAASMGDQLRIINQGNLGGSGGFARNMYEMLVSDKSDYVMLLDDDIELETEGVLRAVAFADLCRKPTIVGGHMFDMYNKSVLHAYAEVVNFYRFLWGPVEGLGNHDFSAEGLRSTPLLHRRWDADYNGWWMCLIPKTVVETIGLSLPVFIKWDDAEYSLRARAAGFPTVTLPGAAVWHVSWADKDDSVDWQAYYHERNRLIATLLHSPFPKGGRIFRESLNTDIKHLVSMQYYPEQARVMALRDVLEGPDKLHEQLPTTMPKLRAMRDEFVDSQVKTDPGAFPESFRKRPPKKPQSYKQPGALGLLPWAVKTVLKQTLAPVRDSAKTNPEAHVAHQDGKWWSLAHLDSAVVSTADGTGASWYQRDPKLARRLLVETTQLHAQLFSNWETLRAQYRAALPQITSMESWRETFDASEPKK comes from the coding sequence ATGACCGCCACAACGAATGAAAGCCAGGAAACTGCCATGACGGCCACAACAGCTGCAGACAGCCCGGCCTCGACCGAGCAGAATCTTCGAATAGTCCAGCGTGTGGTTTTTCCGGCCAACCGCGACCTCGATACCCTCCCGCTCTATGTCGACCCGGACACCAATAAGGTCCGCAAGCAAGACGACAACGGCGCAGCAGTCATTCAGGCCGTAGGCATGGCCCGCAAACTCCACCCGGAGGACATCCTGGACCGCGGATCGGTGCAGGTGCGCCGTGGCGAACGTCTTTCCTTTGGTTCCTACTTCAATGCCTTCCCCGCCAGTTACTGGCGGAAATGGACCATCGCCACAAAGACGGTTCTCCACATCGAGACCGAGGGCGAAGGGACGGTGATCGTCTACCGGTCCAACGCACGCGGCGCTTCGCAGCGAGTCGACTCGATCCTCGTTGAAGGAAATGCATCGAACGAGTTCGAACTTACACTCGCTCCCTTTGGGGACGGCGGTTGGTACTGGTTCGATCTCATTGCCGGCGGCGACGGAATGACCCTTAAGGGCGCCCACTGGGCTGTTCCTGACGAAGGCAGGCCCCAAGGGAGGGTCACCCTGGGTGTTACTACCTTCAACCGTGCCGACTACTGCCTTGAAACCATCAAGTCGATCGACGCCGACTCCGGTCTCCGTGAAATCCTGGCGGAACTGATCATTGTGGACCAAGGCAACAAGAAGGTCGCCGACGAAAACGGGTTCGACGAAGTCGCCGCGTCCATGGGCGACCAGTTGCGCATCATTAACCAGGGAAACCTCGGTGGCTCGGGTGGGTTCGCCCGCAACATGTACGAGATGCTTGTCTCGGACAAGAGCGACTACGTCATGCTGCTCGACGACGACATTGAACTTGAAACCGAAGGTGTGCTCAGGGCTGTCGCGTTTGCCGATCTATGCCGTAAGCCCACCATCGTCGGCGGACACATGTTCGACATGTATAACAAGTCCGTACTGCACGCTTACGCCGAAGTGGTGAATTTCTACCGGTTCCTATGGGGACCCGTCGAGGGTCTGGGAAACCACGACTTCTCGGCAGAGGGTCTCCGTTCAACCCCGCTGCTGCACCGCCGCTGGGACGCGGACTACAACGGTTGGTGGATGTGCCTCATTCCCAAGACCGTAGTGGAAACCATCGGACTGTCCCTTCCGGTGTTCATCAAATGGGATGACGCTGAATACTCCCTTCGGGCCCGCGCGGCAGGCTTCCCCACCGTCACGCTGCCGGGCGCGGCAGTCTGGCATGTCTCCTGGGCTGATAAAGATGACTCCGTGGACTGGCAGGCTTACTACCACGAGCGCAACAGGCTCATCGCGACCCTTCTGCATTCGCCGTTCCCCAAGGGCGGCCGCATTTTCCGCGAGAGCCTGAACACGGACATCAAGCATCTGGTGTCGATGCAGTACTACCCCGAGCAAGCCCGCGTCATGGCTCTTCGGGACGTCTTGGAAGGCCCGGACAAGCTCCATGAGCAGCTTCCCACCACGATGCCCAAGCTCCGCGCCATGCGTGACGAATTTGTAGACTCACAGGTCAAGACCGATCCCGGTGCGTTCCCTGAGTCCTTCCGCAAGCGTCCGCCCAAGAAGCCGCAGAGCTACAAGCAGCCCGGCGCCCTTGGCCTGCTGCCTTGGGCTGTCAAGACCGTCCTCAAGCAGACCCTTGCTCCGGTCCGCGACTCTGCGAAGACCAACCCTGAAGCCCATGTTGCGCATCAGGACGGCAAATGGTGGAGCCTGGCCCACCTGGACAGTGCCGTTGTCTCCACAGCAGATGGCACAGGAGCCTCCTGGTACCAGCGCGATCCCAAGCTGGCACGCCGGCTTTTGGTTGAAACAACGCAGTTGCACGCACAGCTCTTCTCCAACTGGGAGACGCTCCGGGCGCAGTACCGTGCCGCGCTGCCGCAGATCACATCGATGGAATCCTGGCGGGAAACGTTCGATGCTTCGGAGCCCAAAAAGTAG